The Pseudomonas extremaustralis genome contains a region encoding:
- a CDS encoding MmcQ/YjbR family DNA-binding protein: MKMTEAQVADFCLSLPGAREDYKWGGVRVFSIAGNKMFALQGLRGDSLAFKVDKDLFLGHVDRPGIHPAPYLARAQWIIMNTPYPLGAEELRGLLRRSHQLVVSKLPKRTQIGLRLED; encoded by the coding sequence ATGAAAATGACCGAAGCACAAGTCGCCGACTTCTGCCTGAGCCTGCCCGGCGCGCGGGAGGACTATAAATGGGGCGGCGTACGGGTGTTCTCGATCGCCGGCAACAAGATGTTCGCCCTGCAAGGCCTGCGCGGTGACTCGCTGGCGTTCAAGGTCGACAAGGATCTGTTCCTGGGCCATGTGGACCGCCCCGGCATCCATCCGGCGCCGTATCTGGCCCGCGCGCAGTGGATCATCATGAATACGCCCTACCCGCTGGGCGCCGAGGAGCTGCGAGGCTTGTTGCGCCGCTCCCACCAACTGGTGGTGAGCAAGCTGCCCAAGCGCACGCAGATCGGATTGCGCCTAGAGGATTGA
- a CDS encoding LysR substrate-binding domain-containing protein: MQDLNDLYYFAKVVEAGGFAAAGRQLGIPKSRLSRRIAELEERLGARLLQRTTRQLTLTAVGERYLRHCQAMLLEAEMADEAVASMSSEPRGRLRVTCPVGLAQHILPELVAGFLAAHPQVQLEMTLVNRRVDLVAEGIDVALRVRELGDEDPLLVTKRLRPAQTVLVASPELMRGRQVNTLEDLKQLPILGALEADRLVHHRILDPQGKPHDLVMEARLGIDDFIVRKASAIMALGFTVLPMMYCEEELANGRLVQLLPQWSLPGGWLQAVYPHRRGVLPAIRAWIDYLEEGFKSCGDRLL; encoded by the coding sequence ATGCAAGACCTCAACGACCTCTACTATTTCGCCAAAGTCGTGGAAGCCGGCGGCTTCGCGGCTGCCGGGCGGCAGTTGGGGATACCCAAATCGCGGCTGTCGCGGCGCATTGCCGAACTGGAAGAACGCCTGGGCGCACGCCTGCTGCAACGCACTACACGCCAATTGACCCTCACCGCTGTCGGCGAGCGCTACCTGCGCCATTGCCAGGCGATGCTGCTGGAAGCGGAAATGGCCGACGAAGCCGTGGCCAGCATGTCCAGCGAGCCCCGTGGGCGGCTGCGAGTCACCTGCCCGGTGGGGCTGGCCCAGCACATCCTGCCGGAGCTGGTGGCCGGCTTTCTCGCCGCCCATCCCCAGGTGCAGCTGGAAATGACCCTGGTCAACCGCCGTGTCGATCTGGTGGCCGAAGGTATCGACGTGGCCCTGCGCGTACGCGAACTGGGGGACGAAGACCCGCTGCTGGTGACCAAGCGCCTGCGCCCGGCGCAGACGGTGCTGGTCGCCAGCCCCGAACTGATGCGCGGCCGCCAGGTGAACACCCTTGAAGACCTCAAGCAACTGCCCATTCTCGGCGCACTGGAAGCCGACCGCCTGGTGCATCATCGGATTCTCGACCCCCAGGGCAAGCCTCACGACCTGGTGATGGAGGCACGCCTGGGCATCGACGATTTCATCGTGCGCAAGGCCAGCGCGATCATGGCCCTGGGCTTTACCGTGCTGCCGATGATGTATTGCGAGGAAGAACTGGCCAACGGTCGCCTGGTGCAACTGCTGCCCCAATGGTCGTTGCCCGGCGGCTGGCTGCAGGCCGTGTACCCGCATCGGCGTGGCGTGCTGCCGGCGATTCGCGCCTGGATCGATTACCTGGAAGAAGGCTTTAAAAGCTGCGGAGACCGCTTGCTATGA
- a CDS encoding FMN-dependent NADH-azoreductase — protein sequence MKLLHIDSSILGDNSASRQLSAAVVKAWQAAVPGVEVTYRDLASEGINHFSGATLGALGTAAELRDAAQKHEAELSASSLAEFLAADAIVVGAPMYNFTIPTQLKAWIDRIAVAGQTFRYTEAGPEGLCGNKKVIIVSTAGGLHAGQASGAAHEGYLKLLFGFLGITDIEIVRAEGLAYGDEVRSKAMNDASALINQQLFAAA from the coding sequence ATGAAACTGTTGCATATCGATTCCAGCATCCTCGGCGACAACTCGGCGTCCCGTCAGCTCAGCGCTGCCGTGGTCAAGGCCTGGCAAGCGGCTGTGCCGGGTGTGGAAGTAACCTACCGCGACCTGGCCAGCGAAGGTATCAACCACTTCTCCGGCGCCACCCTGGGCGCACTGGGCACTGCTGCTGAATTGCGTGACGCCGCGCAAAAGCACGAGGCCGAACTGAGTGCATCGTCGCTGGCTGAATTCCTCGCCGCCGACGCGATCGTCGTCGGCGCGCCGATGTACAACTTCACCATTCCAACCCAGCTCAAAGCCTGGATCGACCGTATCGCGGTCGCCGGTCAGACCTTCCGCTACACCGAAGCCGGTCCCGAAGGCCTGTGCGGCAACAAGAAAGTCATCATCGTATCCACCGCCGGCGGGCTGCATGCAGGGCAAGCGTCTGGCGCCGCCCATGAAGGCTATCTGAAGCTGCTGTTCGGCTTCCTTGGCATCACCGATATCGAAATCGTGCGCGCCGAAGGCCTGGCCTACGGTGACGAAGTGCGCAGCAAAGCGATGAACGACGCCAGCGCGCTCATCAACCAACAGTTGTTCGCTGCCGCGTAA
- a CDS encoding alpha/beta hydrolase family protein, with amino-acid sequence MMRLCAVMVLSLLGGLISVHAAPAPHPHWSVGFHRMTFLDPLDLQPMKAVAFYPSTDLEHSTQLGPYRVAATEDAKIAIGRFPMLMLSHGNTGTPMALHDLATSLARKGFVVVAVLHPGDNYKDHSRLGTVSNLYGRPIQISEAITATLGDPMLSPFVNVDQVGVIGYSAGGETALILAGAKPDFDRLRRYCQERPEDRDACTTKGELVVDRDDLQPQADPRIHALMLMAPLSLMFGRHTLADVHVPVLLYSGDGDKLVAVDKNAAALARKLPQPPDFKLLAGAGHFVFMAPCDSDQLAAMPALCTDADGVDREGIHRDLISEAGRFFTHTLGQSTRAGLQTADQ; translated from the coding sequence ATGATGCGTCTTTGTGCTGTTATGGTTCTTTCCCTGCTTGGCGGCCTGATTTCAGTGCACGCCGCGCCTGCGCCGCACCCGCACTGGAGTGTGGGTTTCCATCGCATGACCTTTCTCGATCCGCTGGATCTGCAGCCGATGAAAGCGGTCGCCTTCTACCCCTCCACCGACCTCGAACACTCCACACAGTTGGGCCCCTATCGCGTGGCCGCCACCGAAGACGCCAAGATCGCCATCGGGCGTTTCCCGATGCTGATGCTGTCCCATGGCAACACCGGCACGCCGATGGCCCTGCATGACCTGGCCACGTCCCTGGCGCGCAAAGGCTTCGTGGTGGTCGCGGTGTTGCATCCGGGTGACAACTACAAGGATCACAGCCGCCTGGGCACGGTGAGCAACTTGTATGGCCGGCCGATCCAGATTTCCGAGGCGATCACCGCCACCTTGGGCGACCCGATGCTGTCGCCGTTCGTCAACGTCGATCAAGTGGGGGTGATCGGCTATTCGGCGGGGGGTGAAACCGCGTTGATCCTGGCAGGCGCCAAGCCGGATTTCGACCGTCTGCGCCGCTATTGCCAGGAGCGCCCGGAAGACCGTGACGCCTGCACCACCAAAGGCGAGCTGGTAGTCGACCGCGACGACTTGCAACCGCAAGCCGATCCGCGCATTCATGCGTTGATGCTGATGGCGCCGCTGAGCCTGATGTTCGGCCGTCACACCCTGGCCGATGTGCACGTGCCGGTGCTGCTCTACAGCGGCGACGGCGACAAGCTGGTGGCCGTGGACAAGAATGCCGCCGCCCTGGCGCGCAAGCTGCCGCAACCGCCGGACTTCAAGCTGCTGGCCGGGGCAGGGCACTTCGTGTTCATGGCGCCGTGCGACAGCGACCAGTTGGCGGCGATGCCGGCTCTCTGCACCGATGCCGATGGGGTTGACCGCGAGGGCATTCACCGCGACCTGATTTCCGAGGCCGGGCGGTTTTTCACCCACACCCTCGGTCAGTCCACTCGCGCTGGCTTGCAGACCGCCGATCAGTAA
- a CDS encoding MFS transporter — protein sequence MSDAAPSSLSITLQIVSIVFYTFIAFICIGLPIAVIPGYVHGQLGFSAVVAGITIGSQYLATLLSRPMAGRMSDNVGTKRAIVLGLAGILVSGVLTFFATLVQSLPELSLGILIVARLLLGVAQGLIGVGTISWCMGQVGTEHTARSISWNGIASYGAIAIGAPLGVVMVAEYGYNSLGLALTVLAALGLVLIRNKPSVPVVRGERLPFWAVFGRIAPFGAGLCLASIGYGTLTTFITLYYLSRGWSGAAYCLTVFGVCFILSRLLFISAISRFGGFRAAIACMSIETLGLILLWLAPSTGVALIGAGLTGFGLSLVYPALGVEAIRQVPDSSRGAGLSAYAVFFDLALAIAGPLMGFIALNLGYGWIFFCAALLSVTALGLTLLLKRRAY from the coding sequence ATGTCCGACGCTGCCCCCTCCTCCCTGTCGATCACCCTGCAGATCGTCTCCATCGTCTTCTACACCTTTATCGCGTTCATCTGCATCGGCCTGCCGATCGCGGTGATCCCGGGCTACGTGCATGGGCAACTGGGTTTCAGCGCGGTGGTGGCGGGCATCACAATCGGCTCGCAATACCTGGCCACCCTGCTCAGCCGCCCCATGGCGGGGCGCATGTCCGACAACGTGGGCACCAAGCGTGCGATTGTGCTGGGCCTGGCGGGCATCCTGGTCAGTGGCGTGCTGACGTTTTTCGCCACCCTGGTGCAGAGCCTGCCCGAGCTGAGCCTGGGGATTCTGATCGTCGCGCGGCTGCTGCTGGGCGTGGCCCAGGGCCTGATCGGCGTGGGCACCATCAGTTGGTGCATGGGCCAGGTCGGCACCGAACACACTGCGCGCTCGATTTCATGGAATGGCATTGCGTCCTACGGGGCCATCGCCATTGGCGCGCCGCTGGGGGTGGTGATGGTGGCGGAGTATGGCTACAACAGCCTGGGCCTTGCCCTGACGGTACTGGCTGCGCTGGGCCTGGTGCTGATCCGCAACAAGCCCTCGGTGCCGGTGGTGCGCGGCGAGCGCCTGCCATTCTGGGCGGTGTTCGGGCGCATCGCACCGTTTGGGGCCGGCCTGTGCCTCGCATCAATCGGCTACGGCACGCTCACCACCTTTATCACCCTCTACTACCTCAGCCGTGGTTGGAGCGGCGCGGCCTACTGCCTCACGGTATTTGGCGTGTGCTTCATCCTCTCGCGGCTGCTGTTTATCTCGGCCATCAGCCGTTTTGGTGGCTTTCGTGCGGCGATTGCCTGCATGAGCATCGAGACCCTGGGCCTGATACTGCTGTGGTTGGCGCCCTCTACCGGCGTGGCCTTGATCGGCGCCGGGCTGACCGGTTTTGGCTTGTCACTGGTATACCCGGCACTGGGCGTGGAAGCCATACGGCAGGTGCCCGACAGCAGCCGCGGCGCCGGGCTCAGTGCCTATGCGGTGTTTTTCGACCTGGCCCTGGCGATTGCCGGGCCATTGATGGGCTTTATCGCGCTGAACCTGGGCTACGGCTGGATTTTCTTCTGCGCGGCGCTGCTGTCGGTCACGGCCCTGGGCCTGACCTTGCTGCTCAAGCGTCGCGCTTACTGA
- a CDS encoding undecaprenyl-diphosphate phosphatase, which yields MDLWTAFQALILGVVEGLTEFLPISSTGHQIIVADLLDFGGERAMAFNIIIQLGAILAVVWEFRRKILDVVTGLPTQRNAQRFTLNLLIAFLPAVVLGVIFADLIHHYLFNPITVATALVVGGVIMLWAERRQHEVHAESVDEITWKDALKVGFAQCLAMIPGTSRSGSTIIGGLLFGLSRKTATEFSFFLAMPTMVGAAVYSGYKYRDLFQPADLPVFAIGFVTSFIFAMIAVKGLLKFIASHSYAAFAWYRIAFGLLILATWQFGWIDWAAAKA from the coding sequence ATGGATTTGTGGACCGCCTTTCAGGCGTTGATTTTGGGTGTGGTCGAGGGACTCACGGAGTTCCTGCCGATCTCTAGCACCGGGCACCAGATTATCGTCGCCGACCTGCTCGACTTTGGCGGTGAACGCGCCATGGCGTTCAATATCATCATTCAGCTCGGTGCCATCCTGGCGGTGGTCTGGGAGTTTCGGCGCAAGATCCTCGATGTGGTCACCGGCCTGCCGACCCAGCGCAATGCCCAGCGCTTCACGCTCAATCTGCTGATCGCCTTTCTGCCCGCCGTGGTGCTGGGGGTGATCTTCGCCGACCTGATCCATCATTACCTGTTCAACCCGATCACCGTGGCCACGGCCCTGGTGGTGGGCGGCGTCATCATGTTGTGGGCCGAGCGCCGCCAACACGAAGTGCACGCCGAGAGCGTCGATGAGATCACCTGGAAGGACGCGCTCAAGGTCGGCTTTGCCCAGTGCCTGGCGATGATTCCGGGGACCTCGCGCTCGGGCTCGACCATTATCGGCGGCCTGTTGTTCGGCCTGTCGCGCAAGACCGCCACCGAGTTCTCGTTCTTCCTGGCCATGCCGACCATGGTCGGTGCGGCGGTGTACTCGGGCTACAAGTACCGCGATCTGTTCCAACCGGCGGACTTGCCGGTGTTCGCCATCGGCTTTGTCACCTCGTTCATCTTCGCGATGATCGCGGTCAAGGGCCTGCTCAAGTTCATCGCCAGCCACAGCTACGCAGCGTTTGCCTGGTACCGCATTGCGTTCGGCCTGCTGATCCTGGCGACCTGGCAATTCGGCTGGATCGACTGGGCAGCGGCCAAGGCATGA
- a CDS encoding DUF1294 domain-containing protein, with protein MTIQHPRLKAAIFVVLCAAPLLGSLLVWLRGETVLPLVAYGVVSLLAFLLYWNDKRKACTDSRRIPENILHAVELAGGWPGALIAQQVFRHKTRKVSYQVLFWAIVLLHEVFWLDQMFLGGTLGSIL; from the coding sequence ATGACGATCCAGCACCCACGCCTGAAAGCGGCGATCTTTGTGGTGTTGTGCGCCGCGCCGCTGTTGGGCTCGCTGCTGGTGTGGCTGCGCGGCGAAACGGTGCTGCCGCTGGTGGCCTATGGCGTGGTCAGCCTGCTCGCGTTCTTGCTGTACTGGAACGACAAACGCAAGGCCTGCACCGACAGCCGGCGCATCCCGGAAAATATCCTGCATGCCGTGGAGCTGGCGGGCGGTTGGCCGGGAGCGTTGATTGCCCAGCAGGTGTTTCGCCACAAGACGCGCAAGGTGTCTTACCAGGTGCTGTTCTGGGCCATTGTGCTGTTGCACGAGGTGTTTTGGCTCGATCAGATGTTCCTCGGCGGCACCTTGGGGTCAATCCTCTAG
- a CDS encoding ABC-F family ATPase: MISTANITMQFGAKPLFENVSVKFGPGNRYGLIGANGCGKSTFMKILGGDLDPSGGQVMLEPNVRLGKLRQDQFAYEEFTVLDTVIMGHEELWKVKAERDRIYSLPEMSEDDGMAVAELETEFAEMDGYTAESRAGELLLGLGIPLEQHFGPMSEVSPGWKLRVLLAQALFSDPEVLLLDEPTNHLDINTIRWLENILTQRSSLMIIISHDRHFLNSVCTHMADLDYGELRLFPGNYDEYMTVATQSREQLLSDNAKKKAQISELQSFVSRFSANASKAKQATSRAKAIDKIQLAEVKPSSRVSPFIRFEQTKKLHRQAVIVDRMAKGFDGKPLFKDFSFQVEAGERVAIIGPNGIGKTTLLRTLVNELTPDAGSIKWTDAAELGYYAQDHAHDFEDDMSLFDWMGQWTQGEQVIRGTLGRMLFSNDEILKSVKVISGGEQGRMLFGKLILQKPNVLIMDEPTNHLDMESIEALNLALENYPGTLIFVSHDREFVSSLATRIIELSANGVIDFSGTYDDYLRSQGVVF; the protein is encoded by the coding sequence TTGATCTCCACAGCTAACATCACCATGCAGTTCGGCGCCAAGCCGCTCTTCGAGAACGTCTCGGTCAAGTTCGGCCCCGGCAACCGGTATGGTCTGATCGGTGCCAACGGTTGCGGCAAGTCGACCTTCATGAAAATCCTCGGTGGAGACCTCGATCCGTCCGGCGGCCAGGTCATGCTCGAGCCGAATGTACGCCTGGGTAAATTGCGCCAGGATCAGTTCGCCTACGAAGAATTCACCGTGCTCGACACCGTGATCATGGGTCACGAAGAGCTGTGGAAGGTCAAGGCCGAACGCGACCGTATCTACTCGCTGCCGGAAATGAGCGAAGACGACGGCATGGCTGTGGCCGAGCTGGAAACCGAGTTCGCCGAGATGGACGGCTACACCGCCGAATCCCGCGCCGGCGAACTGCTGCTGGGCCTGGGCATCCCCCTGGAACAGCATTTCGGCCCGATGAGCGAAGTGTCCCCAGGCTGGAAACTGCGGGTGCTGCTGGCCCAGGCGCTGTTCTCCGATCCTGAAGTGCTGTTGCTCGACGAACCGACCAACCACTTGGACATCAACACTATCCGCTGGCTGGAAAACATCCTGACCCAGCGTTCCAGCCTGATGATCATCATCTCTCACGACCGTCACTTCCTGAACAGCGTGTGCACCCACATGGCTGACCTGGACTACGGCGAGTTGCGCCTGTTCCCGGGCAACTACGACGAGTACATGACCGTGGCGACCCAGTCCCGCGAGCAGCTGCTGTCGGACAACGCCAAGAAGAAGGCGCAGATCTCCGAACTGCAATCCTTCGTCAGCCGCTTCTCGGCCAACGCCTCGAAAGCCAAGCAAGCCACTTCCCGCGCCAAGGCGATCGACAAGATCCAGCTGGCCGAGGTCAAGCCTTCGAGCCGTGTGAGCCCGTTCATCCGTTTCGAACAGACCAAGAAGCTGCACCGCCAAGCGGTCATTGTCGATCGCATGGCCAAAGGCTTCGACGGCAAGCCGCTGTTCAAGGACTTCAGCTTCCAGGTCGAAGCCGGCGAGCGCGTGGCGATCATCGGCCCGAACGGCATCGGCAAGACCACCCTGCTGCGCACCCTGGTCAACGAACTGACGCCGGATGCCGGCAGCATCAAGTGGACCGACGCCGCCGAGCTGGGCTACTACGCCCAGGACCACGCCCATGACTTCGAAGACGACATGAGCCTGTTCGACTGGATGGGCCAGTGGACACAGGGCGAACAAGTAATCCGCGGCACCCTGGGCCGCATGCTGTTCTCCAACGACGAGATCCTCAAGTCGGTCAAGGTCATCTCCGGTGGTGAGCAAGGTCGCATGCTGTTCGGCAAGCTGATCCTGCAAAAGCCGAACGTGCTGATCATGGACGAACCGACCAACCACTTGGACATGGAATCCATCGAGGCGCTGAACCTGGCGCTGGAAAACTACCCGGGCACGCTGATCTTCGTCAGCCACGACCGTGAGTTCGTATCGTCCCTGGCCACCCGCATCATCGAGTTGAGCGCCAACGGCGTGATTGACTTCAGCGGCACCTATGACGACTACCTGCGCAGCCAAGGCGTAGTGTTCTAA
- a CDS encoding TIGR03067 domain-containing protein, which translates to MSSISDPDVQALQGKWEQTSLEDSGVLNPVDAHSAPGAITTISGDRFEVKTVSGEVLLAGRFFLDSTAVPKRMTWVDAIGEDAGKLLPASYRLEGDVFVFIAADEGLPRPTVFSTGPGQTMRTFVRRA; encoded by the coding sequence TCAAGCCCTTCAAGGCAAGTGGGAGCAAACCTCACTTGAGGACAGCGGCGTACTTAACCCCGTCGACGCCCACAGCGCACCGGGAGCCATTACCACCATCAGCGGCGACCGCTTCGAGGTAAAGACCGTCAGTGGTGAGGTGTTGTTGGCTGGCCGTTTTTTCCTCGACAGTACCGCCGTCCCCAAGCGCATGACCTGGGTGGACGCCATAGGCGAAGACGCCGGCAAGCTTTTGCCCGCCAGCTACCGCCTCGAGGGGGATGTATTCGTGTTCATCGCGGCCGACGAAGGTCTGCCCAGGCCGACCGTGTTCAGTACAGGTCCAGGTCAGACCATGCGCACTTTCGTACGCCGCGCTTGA